One window of Chitinophagaceae bacterium genomic DNA carries:
- a CDS encoding M28 family peptidase: MSLFACGGNGREMPRPEIKRTPMSGFQVPGFNTDSAYYFIQRQVDFGPRVPNTNEHKECAEWLHKKLSEYADTALIQFAEVEAFDGTKLEIKNIIGSFNPNAGHRLLLCAHWDTRPFADQEEDPDLMMKPIPGANDGGSGVGVLLEIARILKENPVDFGIDIIFFDAEDYGLPSWKRQANSEKTWCLGSQYWSRNPHKPNYTASKGILLDMVGAKDATFTLEQFSMTYNPNLMNRVWENASHLGFDNYFIRQRTGPVIDDHYFINTIAGIPTINIIQRDLSTRSGFGTYWHTHADNMDIIDRSTLDAVGSTVIFTIFQENKQFNE, from the coding sequence ATGTCCCTTTTCGCCTGTGGTGGAAATGGCAGAGAAATGCCGAGGCCTGAAATAAAAAGAACCCCAATGAGCGGGTTTCAAGTGCCAGGCTTCAATACTGATTCAGCTTACTATTTCATTCAGCGACAAGTAGATTTTGGCCCGAGAGTGCCCAATACCAATGAACATAAAGAATGTGCCGAATGGTTACACAAGAAACTATCTGAATATGCTGATACTGCTTTAATACAGTTTGCAGAGGTTGAGGCTTTTGATGGCACAAAACTGGAAATAAAAAATATTATTGGCAGTTTCAATCCAAATGCCGGCCATCGTTTACTTTTATGTGCTCACTGGGACACAAGGCCTTTTGCCGATCAGGAAGAAGATCCTGACCTAATGATGAAACCCATTCCGGGAGCCAATGATGGAGGCAGTGGGGTTGGTGTTTTATTGGAAATTGCCCGAATTTTAAAAGAAAATCCGGTAGATTTTGGTATTGATATAATCTTTTTTGATGCTGAAGATTATGGTCTTCCAAGCTGGAAAAGACAAGCAAACAGTGAAAAAACTTGGTGTCTGGGCTCTCAATATTGGTCAAGAAACCCTCATAAACCAAATTATACCGCCTCAAAAGGCATTTTACTGGATATGGTTGGAGCAAAAGACGCAACTTTTACACTCGAACAATTCTCAATGACTTATAACCCTAATTTAATGAATCGGGTTTGGGAGAATGCTTCCCATCTTGGTTTTGACAATTATTTTATCCGCCAGAGAACCGGTCCCGTTATCGATGACCATTATTTTATCAATACTATAGCCGGCATTCCCACTATAAATATCATTCAACGTGATTTAAGTACCCGCTCAGGATTTGGAACTTATTGGCATACGCATGCTGATAATATGGACATCATTGATAGAAGCACTTTAGATGCAGTAGGCTCAACTG
- a CDS encoding cysteine--tRNA ligase, whose translation MEIKKHQLKIYNSLSKQKEEFKPINNPFVGMYVCGPTVYNDVHLGNVRTFISFDIVYRYLLYLGYKVRYVRNLTDVGHLENDADQGEDKIAQRAKLENLEPMEIVQKYTNGFHDVMRTFNTLSPNIEPSATGHIIEQIEYVKTLINKGLAYEVNGSVYFNVRKYNEIESYGILSGRKLEDLKAGSRELDSQSEKKNPEDFALWKKAGPSHIMRWPSPWGEGFPGWHLECTVMSTKYLGTQFDIHGGGMDLKFPHHECEIAQGHGGTGVSPAKYWMHSNMLTVNGTKMSKSLGNAFLPDELITGNHELLERGYPPMVIKFFMLQSHYSSTLDFSNDALDAAEKGFNKLMSALDFLENTAPDRFGEKGTRDKEFSDSLDTAFEYMDDDFNTAKTLAELFDISSKIHALKNNQLPDEVISKAVFSKIKTTFHALLVDIMGLKKGKSSIDTEIVDGLMLLISEIRTQARKDKNYELSDKIRDKLSSLKIQMKDEKDGKVSWKLP comes from the coding sequence ATGGAAATAAAAAAACATCAATTAAAAATTTACAATAGTCTAAGCAAACAAAAAGAAGAATTCAAACCTATAAATAACCCTTTTGTGGGAATGTATGTTTGCGGACCAACCGTTTATAATGATGTTCATCTTGGTAATGTCAGAACATTTATAAGTTTTGATATTGTTTACAGATACTTACTTTATCTGGGCTACAAAGTGCGATATGTGAGAAATCTGACAGACGTAGGGCATTTAGAAAATGATGCCGATCAGGGAGAAGACAAAATCGCTCAAAGAGCCAAATTAGAAAATCTGGAGCCGATGGAAATTGTTCAGAAATACACCAATGGATTTCATGATGTAATGAGAACTTTCAACACCCTATCTCCAAATATTGAGCCGTCAGCCACAGGTCACATCATAGAACAAATAGAATATGTAAAAACCTTGATCAATAAAGGTTTGGCCTACGAAGTAAACGGTTCTGTTTATTTTAATGTCAGAAAATATAATGAAATAGAGAGTTACGGAATTTTGTCCGGACGAAAATTAGAAGACTTAAAAGCCGGAAGTCGGGAATTAGACAGTCAGAGCGAGAAAAAAAATCCCGAAGATTTTGCTTTATGGAAAAAAGCCGGTCCATCTCACATTATGAGGTGGCCATCACCCTGGGGCGAAGGATTTCCGGGCTGGCATCTGGAATGTACCGTTATGAGCACAAAATATTTAGGGACACAATTTGACATACATGGAGGCGGTATGGATTTAAAATTTCCACACCATGAATGTGAAATCGCTCAGGGGCATGGCGGAACCGGTGTTTCTCCTGCAAAATACTGGATGCACTCCAATATGCTTACTGTTAATGGTACAAAAATGAGCAAATCACTGGGAAATGCATTCCTTCCGGATGAATTGATTACCGGTAATCACGAATTACTTGAAAGAGGTTATCCTCCTATGGTCATTAAATTTTTTATGCTTCAATCTCATTACTCCAGTACTTTAGACTTTTCAAATGATGCATTAGATGCTGCCGAGAAAGGTTTTAATAAATTGATGAGTGCTTTAGATTTTCTGGAAAACACTGCTCCTGACAGATTTGGAGAAAAAGGCACTCGAGATAAAGAGTTCTCCGATTCTTTGGATACTGCTTTTGAATACATGGATGATGATTTTAATACGGCTAAAACATTAGCTGAACTCTTTGACATATCTTCAAAAATTCATGCATTGAAAAATAATCAGCTGCCGGATGAAGTTATCTCAAAAGCTGTTTTTTCTAAAATTAAAACCACTTTCCATGCTCTGTTGGTAGATATAATGGGATTAAAAAAAGGCAAATCTTCTATTGATACTGAAATAGTTGACGGATTAATGCTTTTAATTTCAGAAATACGGACTCAGGCAAGAAAAGATAAAAACTATGAATTGTCAGACAAGATTAGAGATAAACTCAGCAGCCTGAAAATTCAAATGAAAGATGAAAAAGACGGAAAAGTAAGTTGGAAATTACCTTAA
- a CDS encoding alpha/beta fold hydrolase, translating into MNKNNKHIISESIFLDHPNGYKLHLKRFRKENNAKALLMLHGSIENGKIFYSNSGKGLGPYLAEKGYDVFIPDLRGRGQSTPTINKDSDFGHFDVLEDDFPFMINYLKNEFQIKEISWLAHSWGGVLMLAYLADCPQDHFPKKMVFIGTKRYIGTKNLKKLLYIDFFWNFYFKSLISKKGFLPDKLPGGMGSDKETKKSYEEITRWINETEWMHPGNKFNYADALRKIKLPPSLYITGSNDKVLGNPKDVIRLINETDQKNTIFKKIGKADGFKKNYGHIDILTGKEAKEDVYPFIENFLSGNKD; encoded by the coding sequence TTGAACAAAAATAATAAACATATAATTAGCGAGTCTATTTTTTTAGACCATCCGAATGGCTATAAGCTTCATCTAAAGAGATTTCGAAAAGAAAATAACGCAAAAGCCCTGTTGATGTTACATGGTTCAATTGAAAACGGAAAGATTTTCTATTCCAATTCCGGTAAAGGATTAGGCCCCTATCTTGCAGAAAAAGGGTATGATGTTTTCATTCCTGACCTGAGAGGAAGAGGCCAAAGCACACCAACTATAAATAAAGATTCTGATTTCGGACATTTTGATGTCTTAGAAGATGATTTTCCCTTTATGATTAATTACCTGAAAAATGAATTTCAAATAAAAGAAATCAGCTGGTTAGCCCATTCATGGGGAGGAGTTTTAATGCTGGCTTATCTGGCTGACTGTCCGCAAGATCACTTTCCGAAGAAAATGGTTTTTATAGGTACTAAAAGATATATTGGTACAAAAAATTTAAAGAAATTGCTTTATATAGACTTCTTTTGGAATTTTTATTTCAAATCCCTGATTTCAAAAAAAGGCTTTTTACCCGATAAACTGCCGGGGGGAATGGGGAGTGATAAAGAAACAAAAAAGTCATACGAAGAAATTACCCGTTGGATTAATGAAACTGAATGGATGCATCCGGGGAATAAGTTTAACTATGCAGATGCACTCCGAAAAATAAAGCTACCGCCTTCATTATACATCACAGGCAGCAATGATAAAGTCTTGGGGAATCCAAAAGATGTAATCAGACTAATTAATGAAACAGATCAGAAAAACACCATTTTTAAAAAGATTGGCAAAGCTGACGGTTTCAAAAAAAACTATGGCCACATTGACATCCTTACCGGCAAAGAAGCAAAAGAAGATGTATATCCGTTTATAGAAAACTTTTTATCCGGAAATAAAGATTGA